One window of the Borreliella garinii genome contains the following:
- a CDS encoding variable large family protein yields the protein MKKILSLVFLVVLLVLASCKNNVEAGLNNRFLDSFNTFSGLIADVFGLKADPKKSDIKEYFSNMAKELNKTKESLVKLLKENGGVGPEVNNRDEKRGNKKNLGLRKTISITIEILEELIKGANTATAAAAASNEAIGTVFISSNNSGVADSDSVNGIAKGIRWIVEVAYGAAEKKIENKVGSNAAGTDNKDAGKLFSGGGGGDKDAARKAVAAVSAVSGDQILYTIVSAARNGKVDVGSVSDELNISGKNAQNAANPIEAAIGDSISSSSNQTFSKITRNDEIAAAIVLRGMAKGGRFFASDNAVSEVKQSAQLSILKTVTTLADLVKGVVKECLDRIVKILEEENHNKPHTAST from the coding sequence ATGAAAAAAATTTTAAGTTTAGTATTTTTAGTGGTTTTGCTAGTTCTTGCTAGTTGTAAAAATAATGTAGAAGCAGGCTTGAATAACAGATTTTTAGATTCATTTAATACTTTTAGTGGATTAATTGCAGATGTGTTTGGACTTAAAGCAGATCCAAAAAAATCCGATATAAAAGAATACTTTTCTAATATGGCTAAAGAGTTAAATAAAACTAAAGAAAGTCTTGTAAAATTACTTAAAGAAAACGGCGGTGTTGGGCCAGAGGTTAATAATAGGGATGAGAAACGCGGTAATAAAAAAAATCTTGGGCTTAGAAAGACAATAAGCATAACTATTGAAATTTTAGAGGAGTTAATAAAAGGCGCCAATACTGCTACTGCTGCTGCTGCTGCAAGTAATGAAGCGATCGGCACAGTTTTCATTAGCAGCAATAATAGTGGTGTAGCAGATAGTGATAGTGTCAATGGAATTGCGAAGGGAATAAGGTGGATTGTTGAGGTTGCTTATGGTGCTGCTGAGAAAAAAATAGAGAATAAAGTCGGTTCCAATGCTGCTGGTACCGACAATAAAGATGCAGGGAAATTATTTAGTGGTGGTGGTGGTGGAGATAAGGATGCTGCACGGAAGGCCGTTGCTGCTGTTAGTGCGGTTAGTGGGGATCAAATACTATATACGATTGTTTCTGCTGCTAGAAACGGCAAGGTGGATGTTGGTAGCGTTAGTGATGAGTTGAATATTAGCGGCAAGAATGCTCAGAATGCTGCAAATCCTATTGAGGCTGCTATTGGGGATAGTATTTCTAGTAGTAGTAATCAGACATTTAGTAAGATTACGAGGAATGATGAGATTGCTGCTGCTATTGTTTTGAGGGGAATGGCTAAGGGGGGCAGGTTCTTTGCTAGTGATAATGCTGTTTCTGAAGTAAAACAATCGGCACAGTTGTCAATATTAAAAACTGTTACGACTTTAGCGGATTTGGTGAAAGGAGTTGTAAAAGAGTGTCTTGATAGGATAGTTAAGATTCTTGAAGAAGAAAATCATAATAAGCCCCACACTGCTTCTACTTAG